In Salmonella enterica subsp. enterica serovar Typhimurium str. LT2, a single window of DNA contains:
- the yjeQ gene encoding putative GTPase (similar to E. coli orf, hypothetical protein (AAC77121.1); Blastp hit to AAC77121.1 (337 aa), 94% identity in aa 1 - 337), with translation MGDQEPVRLSKNKLSKGQQRRVNANHQRRLKTSAEKADYDDNLFGEPAEGIVISRFGMHADVESADGEVHRCNIRRTIRSLVTGDRVVWRPGKAAAEGVNVKGIVEAVHERTSVLTRPDFYDGVKPIAANIDQIVIVSAILPELSLNIIDRYLVGCETLQVEPLIVLNKIDLLDDEGMDFVNEQMDIYRNIGYRVLMVSSHTQDGLKPLEEALTGRISIFAGQSGVGKSSLLNALLGLQNEILTNDVSNVSGLGQHTTTAARLYHFPHGGDVIDSPGVREFGLWHLEPEQITQGFVEFHDYLGHCKYRDCKHDADPGCAIREAVENGAIAETRFENYHRILESMAQVKTRKNFSDTDD, from the coding sequence ATGGGCGACCAGGAGCCAGTACGATTGAGCAAAAATAAACTCTCCAAAGGCCAGCAGCGCCGTGTGAACGCCAATCACCAGCGTCGTTTAAAAACGTCCGCGGAGAAAGCCGACTACGATGACAACCTGTTTGGCGAGCCTGCAGAAGGTATCGTCATTAGCCGTTTTGGTATGCATGCCGATGTGGAGTCTGCTGACGGCGAGGTTCACCGTTGCAATATCCGCCGCACTATCCGTTCGCTGGTGACGGGCGATCGCGTCGTCTGGCGTCCGGGCAAAGCCGCCGCAGAGGGCGTCAACGTAAAAGGCATCGTTGAAGCGGTGCATGAGCGCACCTCGGTATTGACGCGCCCGGACTTCTACGACGGCGTGAAGCCTATTGCCGCCAACATTGACCAAATCGTTATCGTCTCCGCGATTTTGCCGGAGCTGTCGCTGAATATCATCGATCGCTATCTGGTCGGCTGTGAAACCCTACAGGTTGAGCCGCTTATCGTACTCAATAAAATTGATCTGCTGGACGACGAAGGTATGGACTTCGTTAATGAGCAGATGGATATCTACCGCAATATCGGCTATCGCGTGCTGATGGTCTCCAGCCATACGCAGGATGGTCTGAAACCGCTGGAAGAGGCGTTAACCGGTCGCATCAGTATTTTTGCTGGGCAGTCCGGCGTCGGAAAATCCAGTCTGCTAAACGCTCTGCTCGGCTTACAGAACGAGATTCTGACGAACGATGTGTCGAATGTCTCCGGTCTGGGTCAACATACCACTACCGCTGCTCGTCTGTATCATTTCCCGCATGGCGGCGATGTCATTGATTCCCCCGGCGTGCGCGAGTTCGGCTTATGGCATCTGGAGCCGGAACAAATCACCCAGGGCTTTGTCGAATTTCATGACTATTTGGGACATTGCAAATACCGGGACTGCAAGCATGACGCCGATCCAGGCTGCGCCATTCGCGAAGCGGTAGAGAACGGCGCTATTGCGGAAACCCGTTTCGAAAATTATCACCGAATTCTTGAAAGTATGGCGCAGGTAAAAACGCGTAAAAACTTTTCTGATACGGACGACTGA
- the yjeM gene encoding putative APC family amino-acid transport protein (hypothetical protein in poxA-psd intergenic region. (SW:YJEM_SALTY)), which translates to MTHTIKKMSLIGLILMIFTSVFGFANSPSAFYLMGYSAIPWYIFSALLFFIPFALMMAEMGSAYRKEEGGIYSWMNNSVGPRYAFIGTFMWFSSYVIWMVSTAAKIWVPFSTFVFGADMTQHWRIAGLEPTQVVGLLAVGWMILVTCVAARGINKIARITAVGGIAVMCLNLVLLLVSVAILLLNGGHFAQEINFTSSPNPGYHSGLAMLSFVVFAIFAYGGIEAVGGLVDKTEKPEKNFAKGIVFAAIVISIGYSLAIFLWGVSTNWQQILSNSAVNLGNITYILMSSLGTTLGNALNLSPEAAMTVGVWFARITGLSMFLAYTGAFFTLSYSPLKAIIQGTPKALWPAPMTTLNANGMPATAMWLQCVLVSLFILLVSFGGDTASAFYNKLTLMANVSMTLPYLFLALAFPFFKARQDLERPFVLFKTKASTLVATGVVVLVVTFANVFTIIQPVIEAGDWDSALWMIGGPIFFSLLAMAIYQNYSSRMSADPEWAAE; encoded by the coding sequence ATGACCCACACGATAAAAAAGATGAGCCTTATTGGGCTTATCCTGATGATTTTTACTTCTGTTTTTGGTTTTGCGAATAGCCCGTCGGCGTTTTATTTAATGGGGTATAGCGCAATCCCATGGTATATATTTTCTGCCTTGCTGTTTTTTATTCCATTCGCCTTAATGATGGCTGAAATGGGTTCCGCTTATCGCAAAGAAGAGGGCGGGATCTATTCGTGGATGAATAATAGCGTGGGGCCACGTTACGCGTTTATTGGCACGTTTATGTGGTTTTCATCGTATGTCATATGGATGGTAAGTACGGCGGCAAAAATTTGGGTACCGTTTTCTACTTTTGTTTTTGGCGCCGATATGACGCAGCACTGGCGTATTGCAGGGCTTGAGCCTACGCAGGTTGTCGGGCTGCTCGCCGTCGGCTGGATGATTCTGGTGACGTGTGTCGCCGCCAGAGGGATCAATAAAATTGCGCGAATTACGGCGGTCGGAGGTATTGCCGTAATGTGTCTTAATTTAGTTTTATTGTTAGTGAGTGTCGCTATTTTGTTATTAAATGGTGGGCATTTTGCACAAGAAATTAATTTTACCTCGTCACCGAATCCGGGTTATCACTCCGGCCTGGCAATGTTGTCATTTGTGGTATTTGCTATTTTTGCGTACGGCGGTATTGAGGCTGTCGGCGGACTGGTGGATAAAACCGAGAAACCGGAAAAGAATTTTGCGAAAGGTATTGTTTTCGCGGCTATTGTGATTTCAATTGGTTATTCTTTGGCGATCTTTTTATGGGGCGTCAGCACTAACTGGCAACAGATATTAAGTAATAGCGCCGTTAACTTAGGGAATATCACCTACATTCTGATGTCGAGTTTAGGCACGACATTAGGTAACGCGTTAAACCTTTCTCCGGAAGCAGCGATGACGGTGGGCGTCTGGTTTGCGCGTATCACCGGCCTTTCTATGTTTCTGGCTTATACCGGCGCGTTTTTTACGTTGAGCTATTCACCGCTGAAAGCCATTATTCAGGGGACGCCAAAAGCGTTGTGGCCCGCGCCGATGACGACACTGAACGCTAACGGTATGCCGGCGACCGCTATGTGGCTACAGTGCGTGCTGGTGAGTCTGTTTATTTTGCTGGTCTCTTTTGGCGGTGACACCGCATCGGCGTTTTATAACAAACTCACGCTGATGGCGAACGTCTCAATGACCTTGCCATACCTGTTCCTTGCGCTGGCATTTCCCTTCTTTAAAGCGCGTCAGGATCTGGAGCGGCCATTTGTTCTCTTTAAAACCAAAGCCTCTACCCTGGTCGCGACGGGTGTTGTGGTGCTGGTGGTGACGTTTGCCAACGTCTTTACCATCATCCAGCCAGTGATTGAAGCTGGGGACTGGGACAGCGCCTTGTGGATGATCGGCGGCCCGATCTTCTTCTCGCTGCTGGCGATGGCGATTTATCAGAATTACAGTAGCCGCATGAGCGCCGATCCGGAGTGGGCGGCGGAGTAA
- the frdA gene encoding fumarate reductase (anaerobic; flavoprotein subunit; similar to E. coli fumarate reductase, anaerobic, flavoprotein subunit (AAC77114.1); Blastp hit to AAC77114.1 (602 aa), 95% identity in aa 1 - 595) — translation MQTFQADLAIIGAGGAGLRAAIAAAQANPNAKIALISKVYPMRSHTVAAEGGSAAVAQDHDSFDYHFHDTVAGGDWLCEQDVVDYFVHHCPTEMTQLEQWGCPWSRRPDGSVNVRRFGGMKIERTWFAADKTGFHMLHTLFQTSLQFPQIQRFDEHFVLDILVDDNHARGLVAMNMMEGTLVQIRANAVVMATGGAGRVYRYNTNGGIVTGDGMGMALSHGVPLRDMEFVQYHPTGLPGSGILMTEGCRGEGGILVNKNGYRYLQDYGMGPETPLGEPKNKYMELGPRDKVSQAFWHEWRKGNTISTPRGDVVHLDLRHLGEKKLHERLPFICELAKAYVGVDPVKEPIPVRPTAHYTMGGIETDQNCESRVKGLFAVGECSSVGLHGANRLGSNSLAELVVFGRLAGEQAMERAATAGAANSAALDAQVADIEQRLKNLVNQEGNENWSKIRDEMGLSMEEGCGIYRTPELMQKTVDKLAELQERFKRVRISDTSSVFNTDLLYTIELGHGLNVAECMAHSALARKESRGAHQRLDEGCTERDDVNFLKHTLAFRDADGTTRLEYSDVKITTLPPAKRVYGGEAEAADKKEKANG, via the coding sequence GTGCAAACCTTTCAAGCCGATCTTGCCATTATAGGCGCCGGTGGCGCGGGATTACGTGCTGCAATTGCTGCCGCACAGGCGAATCCCAATGCTAAAATCGCACTGATCTCAAAAGTGTACCCGATGCGCAGCCACACCGTCGCTGCCGAAGGGGGTTCAGCCGCTGTCGCCCAGGATCATGACAGCTTTGACTACCATTTTCACGATACGGTAGCAGGCGGAGACTGGCTGTGTGAGCAGGATGTCGTGGATTACTTTGTCCACCATTGTCCCACTGAGATGACGCAGCTGGAGCAATGGGGCTGCCCGTGGAGCCGCCGTCCGGACGGTAGCGTTAACGTGCGTCGCTTCGGTGGTATGAAAATCGAGCGTACCTGGTTCGCCGCGGATAAAACCGGCTTCCATATGCTGCATACCCTGTTCCAGACTTCCCTGCAGTTCCCACAAATCCAGCGCTTTGACGAACATTTCGTGCTGGATATTCTGGTTGATGACAACCATGCGCGCGGCCTGGTGGCAATGAACATGATGGAAGGCACGCTGGTGCAAATCCGTGCCAACGCCGTGGTCATGGCGACAGGCGGCGCAGGCCGCGTATACCGCTATAACACCAACGGCGGCATCGTCACCGGCGACGGGATGGGCATGGCGCTGAGCCATGGCGTTCCGCTGCGTGATATGGAATTCGTTCAGTATCACCCGACCGGCCTGCCAGGTTCCGGTATCCTGATGACTGAAGGTTGCCGCGGCGAAGGCGGTATTCTGGTCAATAAAAATGGCTATCGTTACCTGCAAGACTACGGCATGGGCCCCGAAACGCCGCTGGGCGAGCCGAAAAACAAATATATGGAACTGGGGCCACGTGACAAAGTATCCCAGGCTTTCTGGCACGAATGGCGTAAAGGCAACACCATCTCCACGCCGCGCGGCGATGTGGTTCACCTCGACCTGCGTCATCTCGGCGAGAAGAAACTGCATGAACGTCTGCCGTTCATTTGCGAACTGGCGAAAGCCTATGTCGGCGTCGATCCGGTTAAAGAACCGATTCCAGTACGTCCGACCGCGCACTACACCATGGGCGGCATTGAAACCGACCAGAACTGTGAAAGCCGTGTCAAAGGGCTGTTTGCCGTTGGCGAATGCTCCTCTGTTGGCCTGCATGGCGCGAACCGCCTCGGTTCCAACTCACTGGCGGAACTGGTGGTGTTTGGTCGTCTGGCTGGCGAACAAGCAATGGAACGCGCTGCTACGGCAGGCGCCGCAAATAGCGCCGCGCTCGACGCCCAGGTTGCCGATATTGAACAGCGTCTGAAAAATCTGGTGAACCAGGAAGGCAACGAAAACTGGTCGAAGATCCGCGATGAGATGGGTCTGTCTATGGAAGAAGGTTGCGGTATTTACCGTACCCCGGAACTGATGCAGAAAACCGTTGATAAACTGGCCGAGCTTCAGGAACGTTTCAAGCGCGTACGTATCTCCGATACCTCCAGCGTGTTCAACACTGACCTGCTGTATACCATCGAACTGGGTCATGGTCTGAACGTGGCGGAATGTATGGCGCACTCTGCGCTGGCGCGTAAAGAGTCCCGCGGCGCGCATCAGCGTCTGGATGAAGGCTGTACCGAGCGCGACGATGTGAACTTCCTCAAGCACACCCTCGCCTTCCGCGATGCTGATGGCACGACCCGTCTGGAATACAGCGACGTGAAAATCACCACCCTGCCGCCAGCCAAACGTGTTTACGGCGGTGAAGCGGAAGCAGCCGATAAGAAGGAGAAGGCGAATGGCTGA
- the yjeP gene encoding putative periplasmic binding protein (similar to E. coli putative periplasmic binding protein (AAC77119.1); Blastp hit to AAC77119.1 (1107 aa), 89% identity in aa 1 - 1107) — translation MRLIIAFLMAWCLSTGAFAATAPDAKQITQELEQAKAAKPAQPEAVEALQTALNALEERKGSLERAKQYQHVIDNFPKLSATLRAQLNNLRDEPRSVPPEMSTEALNQEILQVSSQLLDKTREAQQEQERVREIADSLSQLPQQQNDARRQLNEIERRLGAAGGSAALSQAQSLSMQAESAKLKALVDELELAQLSANNRQELARLRSELAEKQSQQLDAYLQALRNQLNSLRQREAERALESTELLAENSAGLPEGIVEQFKVNRELSQALNQQAQRMDLVASQQRQATSQTLQVRQALNTLREQSQWLGVSNMLGEALRAQVARLPEMPKPQQLDTEMAQLRVHRMRYEELLNKQPQLRQIRQANGQPLTAEQNQILDAQLRTQRELLNSLLQGGDTLILELTKLKVSNSQLEDALKEVNEATHRYLFWTADVSPLSLSWPVDLVQDLRRLISLDTFNQLGKASIMMLTSKETLLPLFGALALVGFSLYSRQHFNRFLERSASRVGKVTQDHFSLTLRTVFWSILVASPLPVLWATLGYGLQEAWPYPLAVAIGDGVTATVPLLWVVMICAAFARPNGLFVAHFGWPRNRVAKAMRYYLMSIGLIVPLIMAVIMFDNLNDREFSGSLGRLCFILICGALALVTLSLKKAGIPLYLDKEGNGDNMVNSLLWNMLMGAPLIAILAAAVGYLATAQALLARLETSVAIWFLLLVIYHVIRRWMLIQRRRLAFDRAKHRRAEMLAQRARGEEEPAHSSSLEGAVDIDESEIDLDAISAQSLRLVRSILMLIALLSVIVLWSEIHSAFGFLENISLWDVTSTVQGVESLEPITLGAVLIAILVFIITTQLVRNLPALLELALLQHLDLTPGTGYAITTITKYLLMLIGGLVGFSMIGIEWSKLQWLVAALGVGLGFGLQEIFANFISGLIILFEKPIRIGDTVTIRDLTGSVTKINTRATTISDWDRKEIIVPNKAFITEQFINWSLSDSVTRVVLTIPAPADANSEEVTQILLTAAQRCSLVLDNPPPEIFLVDLQQGIQIFELRIYAAEMGHRMPLRHEIHQLILAGFREHGIDMPFPPFQMRLESLGGKQTGRTLTSAGKTSRPAGSL, via the coding sequence GTGCGCCTGATTATCGCTTTTCTGATGGCCTGGTGCCTCAGCACGGGGGCGTTCGCCGCAACGGCCCCCGACGCCAAACAAATCACGCAGGAACTGGAGCAGGCAAAAGCGGCGAAGCCCGCTCAGCCGGAAGCCGTTGAGGCGCTCCAGACTGCGTTAAACGCGCTTGAAGAGCGAAAAGGCTCGCTTGAGCGCGCGAAACAATATCAACACGTTATTGATAATTTCCCTAAGCTATCCGCCACCTTGCGCGCCCAGTTGAATAATCTGCGCGATGAACCTCGCAGCGTACCGCCAGAGATGTCCACCGAAGCGTTAAATCAGGAGATCTTGCAGGTTAGCAGCCAGCTACTAGATAAAACCCGCGAGGCGCAACAGGAGCAGGAGCGCGTCAGGGAGATCGCCGACTCGCTCAGCCAGCTTCCCCAACAGCAAAACGACGCCCGCCGCCAGCTTAATGAGATTGAGCGACGACTCGGCGCCGCAGGCGGAAGTGCCGCGCTTAGCCAGGCGCAAAGTCTCAGTATGCAGGCGGAGTCCGCCAAACTAAAAGCGTTAGTCGACGAACTGGAGTTGGCGCAACTGTCCGCCAACAACCGGCAGGAACTGGCTCGTCTGCGTTCCGAGCTGGCGGAAAAACAGAGTCAGCAATTGGATGCGTATCTTCAGGCGCTGCGCAATCAGCTCAACAGCCTGCGTCAACGTGAAGCGGAACGCGCGCTGGAAAGTACTGAGCTGCTGGCGGAAAACAGCGCCGGTTTGCCGGAAGGCATCGTCGAACAATTTAAAGTCAACCGCGAGCTGTCACAGGCGCTTAATCAACAAGCGCAGCGGATGGATCTGGTCGCCTCGCAGCAGCGACAGGCCACCAGCCAAACGTTACAGGTGCGTCAGGCGCTCAATACGCTGCGGGAGCAGTCGCAATGGCTTGGCGTGTCCAACATGCTTGGCGAAGCGCTGCGCGCGCAGGTCGCCCGTCTGCCAGAGATGCCTAAGCCGCAGCAGCTTGATACGGAAATGGCGCAGCTACGCGTCCACCGTATGCGCTATGAAGAGTTACTCAATAAGCAGCCGCAGCTACGGCAAATACGTCAGGCCAATGGACAGCCGCTGACCGCCGAGCAAAACCAGATTCTTGACGCCCAGCTTCGCACTCAGCGCGAGCTGCTCAACTCGTTGTTACAGGGCGGCGACACGCTGATCCTGGAGCTGACCAAACTGAAAGTCTCCAACAGCCAACTGGAGGATGCGCTTAAAGAGGTTAATGAAGCGACCCACCGTTATCTGTTCTGGACCGCTGACGTTAGCCCGCTATCGCTCTCCTGGCCTGTTGATTTGGTTCAGGATTTACGTCGGCTTATCTCATTAGATACGTTTAATCAGTTAGGTAAAGCCAGCATCATGATGCTGACCAGCAAAGAGACGCTACTGCCGTTATTCGGCGCGCTGGCGCTGGTCGGGTTTAGCCTCTATTCACGTCAACACTTCAACCGGTTCCTTGAACGCTCGGCCTCGCGCGTCGGGAAAGTCACCCAGGATCACTTCTCGCTGACGCTGCGAACGGTGTTCTGGTCGATTCTGGTCGCCTCGCCGCTGCCCGTCTTGTGGGCGACGCTCGGCTATGGTCTACAGGAAGCCTGGCCGTATCCGCTGGCCGTCGCCATCGGCGATGGCGTGACGGCGACAGTACCGCTGTTGTGGGTAGTCATGATTTGCGCCGCTTTTGCCCGCCCTAATGGTCTGTTTGTGGCGCATTTCGGCTGGCCGCGAAACCGGGTAGCGAAAGCGATGCGCTACTACCTGATGAGCATTGGGCTGATCGTGCCGCTCATTATGGCAGTGATCATGTTTGATAATCTTAACGATCGGGAGTTTTCCGGCTCGTTGGGCCGCCTTTGCTTCATCCTGATATGCGGCGCGCTGGCGCTGGTCACGCTGAGTCTGAAAAAAGCGGGCATTCCGCTCTATCTTGATAAAGAAGGCAACGGCGACAACATGGTCAACAGCCTGCTGTGGAATATGTTGATGGGCGCGCCGCTTATCGCGATTCTGGCGGCGGCGGTGGGTTATCTGGCCACAGCGCAGGCGCTACTGGCGAGACTGGAAACCTCGGTCGCCATCTGGTTCCTGTTGCTGGTTATTTATCATGTCATTCGCCGCTGGATGCTGATCCAACGACGCCGACTGGCTTTTGACCGCGCCAAACATCGTCGGGCGGAAATGCTGGCGCAGCGCGCGCGCGGCGAAGAAGAACCGGCGCACTCCTCCAGCCTGGAAGGCGCGGTCGACATCGATGAAAGTGAAATCGATCTTGACGCTATTAGCGCCCAGTCGCTGCGTCTGGTCCGCTCAATTCTGATGCTTATCGCCCTGCTATCGGTAATTGTACTGTGGTCGGAAATCCACTCGGCATTCGGCTTCCTGGAGAATATTTCGCTGTGGGATGTCACCTCTACGGTGCAAGGCGTGGAAAGCCTGGAGCCAATTACTCTGGGGGCGGTGCTCATTGCGATTCTGGTCTTTATCATCACCACGCAGTTGGTGCGTAATCTGCCTGCGCTGCTGGAACTGGCGTTATTACAGCATCTCGATTTAACGCCTGGTACCGGTTACGCCATCACGACCATCACCAAATATCTGTTAATGCTGATTGGCGGGCTGGTCGGTTTCTCGATGATCGGCATTGAGTGGTCGAAGCTACAATGGCTGGTGGCCGCGCTCGGCGTTGGGCTTGGTTTTGGCCTGCAAGAAATTTTCGCTAACTTTATCTCCGGCCTGATTATTTTGTTTGAAAAGCCGATTCGTATCGGCGATACGGTGACCATTCGCGATCTCACCGGCAGCGTGACCAAAATCAATACCCGCGCCACCACTATCAGTGACTGGGATCGTAAAGAGATTATCGTGCCGAATAAAGCCTTTATCACCGAACAGTTTATCAACTGGTCGCTGTCTGACTCCGTTACGCGCGTGGTGTTAACCATCCCGGCGCCAGCGGATGCCAATAGCGAAGAGGTGACGCAAATTCTGCTGACGGCGGCGCAGCGCTGTTCTTTGGTGCTTGATAACCCGCCGCCTGAAATCTTTCTGGTGGATCTCCAGCAGGGTATTCAGATTTTCGAACTGCGTATCTATGCCGCGGAAATGGGACACCGTATGCCATTACGCCATGAGATCCACCAATTGATTCTGGCTGGCTTCCGCGAACACGGTATTGATATGCCGTTCCCGCCGTTCCAGATGCGTCTGGAGAGCCTCGGCGGTAAACAAACGGGGAGAACGTTAACGTCAGCGGGTAAAACCAGCCGCCCGGCGGGGAGTTTGTAA
- the yjeA gene encoding lysyl-tRNA synthetase (putative LYSL-tRNA synthetase. (SW:SYK3_SALTY)) has product MSETATWQPSASIPNLLKRAAIMAEIRRFFADRGVLEVETPCMSQATVTDIHLFPFETRFVGPGHSQGINLYLMTSPEYHMKRLLAAGCGPVFQLCRSFRNEEMGRHHNPEFTMLEWYRPHYDMYRLMNEVDDLLQQVLDCQPAESLSYQQAFQRHLEIDPLSADKTQLREAAAKLDLSNIADTEEDRDTLLQLLFTMGVEPHIGKEKPTFIYHFPASQASLAQISTEDHRVAERFEVYYKGIELANGFHELTDAREQQQRFEQDNRKRAARGLPQQPIDQNLLDALAAGLPDCSGVALGVDRLVMLALGAESLADVIAFTVDRA; this is encoded by the coding sequence ATGAGCGAAACGGCAACCTGGCAGCCGAGCGCGTCCATCCCCAATTTATTAAAACGTGCGGCGATTATGGCGGAAATCCGTCGTTTCTTTGCCGATCGTGGAGTGCTTGAGGTTGAGACGCCCTGCATGAGTCAGGCGACGGTCACAGACATTCATCTGTTCCCGTTCGAAACGCGTTTCGTCGGACCTGGCCATTCCCAGGGGATCAACCTCTATTTAATGACCAGTCCGGAATACCATATGAAACGCCTGCTGGCGGCAGGGTGCGGCCCGGTTTTCCAGCTATGCCGCAGTTTCCGTAATGAAGAGATGGGACGACATCATAATCCGGAATTCACTATGCTGGAGTGGTATCGCCCGCATTACGATATGTACCGCCTGATGAATGAAGTGGATGATTTGCTTCAGCAAGTGCTGGATTGTCAACCTGCGGAAAGTCTCTCCTATCAACAGGCGTTTCAGCGCCATCTGGAGATTGACCCGTTATCAGCAGATAAAACGCAACTGCGTGAGGCGGCGGCAAAGCTTGATTTAAGCAATATCGCCGATACGGAAGAAGACCGTGATACGTTGCTGCAACTGTTGTTCACGATGGGGGTTGAGCCGCATATAGGTAAAGAAAAGCCGACCTTTATTTATCACTTTCCGGCAAGTCAGGCATCGCTGGCACAAATCAGTACCGAGGATCATCGCGTCGCCGAGCGCTTTGAGGTGTACTACAAAGGTATTGAGCTGGCGAATGGTTTCCACGAACTGACGGACGCACGTGAGCAACAACAGCGCTTTGAACAGGACAATCGTAAGCGCGCCGCTCGCGGTCTGCCGCAGCAGCCGATTGACCAAAATCTACTGGATGCGCTGGCCGCCGGTCTACCGGATTGTTCCGGCGTGGCGCTGGGTGTTGATCGTCTGGTGATGCTGGCGCTGGGAGCAGAAAGCCTGGCGGACGTGATTGCTTTTACGGTCGATCGGGCGTAA
- the psd gene encoding phosphatidylserine decarboxylase (similar to E. coli phosphatidylserine decarboxylase; phospholipid synthesis (AAC77120.1); Blastp hit to AAC77120.1 (322 aa), 93% identity in aa 1 - 320) has protein sequence MLNSFKLSLQYILPKLWLTRLAGWGASKRAGWLTKLVIDLFVKYYKVDMTEAQKPDTASYRTFNDFFVRPLRDDVRPLNTDPNILVMPADGVISQLGRIEEDKILQAKGHNYSLEALLAGNYLMADKFRNGTFVTTYLSPRDYHRVHMPCNGILREMIYVPGDLFSVNHLTAQNVPNLFARNERVICLFDTEFGPMAQILVGATIVGSIETVWAGTITPPREGIIKRWTWPEGEHEGSVALLKGQEMGRFKLGSTVINLFAPGKVNLIASLASLSVTKIGQPLATSTETFVAPEVEPAPLPAEEIKAEHDASPLVDNKKDDT, from the coding sequence TTGTTAAACTCATTTAAACTTTCGCTACAATACATTCTGCCGAAACTATGGCTCACTCGCCTGGCGGGCTGGGGCGCAAGCAAACGAGCAGGATGGCTGACAAAACTGGTTATCGATCTCTTCGTAAAGTATTACAAAGTCGATATGACCGAGGCGCAAAAACCGGATACCGCCAGCTATCGTACGTTCAATGATTTCTTTGTTCGTCCGCTGCGTGATGACGTGCGTCCGCTCAATACCGATCCTAACATCCTGGTGATGCCTGCCGACGGCGTGATAAGCCAGTTGGGTCGTATCGAAGAAGATAAAATTTTGCAGGCCAAAGGCCATAATTACAGCCTTGAGGCGTTGCTGGCGGGTAACTACCTGATGGCGGATAAGTTCCGCAACGGCACGTTTGTGACCACTTACCTCTCCCCTCGCGACTACCATCGCGTGCATATGCCATGCAACGGCATCCTGCGTGAAATGATCTACGTACCGGGCGATCTGTTCTCCGTTAACCATCTGACCGCGCAAAACGTCCCCAACCTGTTTGCCCGCAACGAGCGCGTTATCTGCCTGTTTGATACCGAGTTCGGCCCTATGGCGCAGATTCTGGTCGGCGCAACTATTGTCGGCAGTATCGAAACCGTCTGGGCGGGGACCATTACCCCGCCGCGCGAAGGCATCATCAAGCGCTGGACCTGGCCAGAAGGCGAACATGAAGGGTCTGTCGCCCTGTTGAAAGGCCAGGAGATGGGACGCTTTAAACTGGGTTCCACGGTCATCAACTTATTTGCGCCGGGAAAAGTGAATCTGATCGCGTCGCTGGCAAGCCTGTCCGTTACCAAAATTGGCCAACCGCTGGCGACGTCGACCGAAACATTCGTCGCGCCGGAGGTAGAACCTGCTCCGCTGCCGGCAGAAGAAATTAAAGCCGAACACGACGCCAGCCCGCTGGTTGACAATAAAAAAGACGACACCTAA
- the yjeO gene encoding putative inner membrane protein (similar to E. coli orf, hypothetical protein (AAC77118.1); Blastp hit to AAC77118.1 (104 aa), 56% identity in aa 1 - 104), which yields MSPKMFALCAIWILLAIPLIAVFSVLDKEWMIGESGITNICDVMRTVENDDSRSFGAMMTLPLFFPFFYVTVYKKIRSWFLYCVALVIFAYWSWQFFLRYQFCV from the coding sequence ATGAGTCCGAAAATGTTTGCGTTGTGCGCTATCTGGATTTTACTGGCTATCCCACTCATCGCTGTATTTTCAGTCCTGGATAAAGAGTGGATGATTGGCGAGAGTGGGATAACCAACATTTGTGATGTGATGAGAACTGTCGAAAATGATGATTCCAGAAGTTTTGGCGCGATGATGACGCTGCCCCTGTTTTTCCCATTTTTTTACGTTACTGTGTATAAGAAAATACGTAGTTGGTTTTTGTACTGTGTCGCGTTGGTGATATTTGCTTACTGGTCCTGGCAATTCTTCCTGCGCTATCAGTTTTGTGTGTGA